The window ATTGACTAGtgtaattactaattaataattcaaCAGTTACAAGTTATAGTTAAGCTGTTTGGTTGCATATAACACTAATGGAAGATATTATAATGCATCTATCTATAAACTATCTGATATAGTTGTATCAAAGAGAGCCTAGATGATCTTTTGCAGTAACATGTTCATTGTTGCTTATCATCCTCCGATACTTCAATGAAGAAATTGAATGATCTGCATGTTCATTTGTAGCTCGAATGAAACTGTAGCACGTGGCTCCCGAAAGTGTTCCTGTCATCGGGCCAACTATATACACCCAAATACCCTTATATGTGTTGCTAGCTATTGCTGGCCCAATGCTGCGCGCTGGGTTCATTGATCCTCCTGATATAGGCCTTAAAACATACGGGCGTACGTATATATGTCAGTTACATGTGTAATATTAGTTATTTAGTCCGTATTTGTCTGAACAAAAAAACCTTATTGGTTGACCGTTtagttaattaaataaaatgttagGCTTTTTAATTTAATTACCCTGCTAAGATTGAATTGATGCATACTGCTGATCCTACTGCTATACCTGCTAGCTCTCCTACCTGCAAAGATCATAAATATTTTTTTTGTcaaataaaaagtaattatttaaaaaaaaaaagtaattattattattattattttttgtataaAGTGTGAAACAAGCATTGATGTTCATACAGCTTTAGAGTCAGTGGCTACGGCTGAAGTGACAAACATCATTGTGAAAGTTACAACGATTTCCATGATCAGAGCTTGTAAGTCGGTCCCTGATGGTGTGGTTACGCCTATATATTTCGTTGTTTTTAAAAGTGTCTTTAGAGCGAATGAAGCTGCTATAGATCCTGTTAATTGTGCTGCTGCATAGAAAGGAACCTGTCGGTCGACAAATGTTTGTATAAAGAACTAAGTACATTGGTATTTACATTAAAGATCGGGTCGT of the Rutidosis leptorrhynchoides isolate AG116_Rl617_1_P2 chromosome 5, CSIRO_AGI_Rlap_v1, whole genome shotgun sequence genome contains:
- the LOC139848897 gene encoding aquaporin NIP2-1-like, yielding MSTTQSSSSINEVSIVTTETRQDQRIKATSWFQVYYPPFFLRKVVAEMVATFLLVFVSCGCAALGTSNEPKVSQLGISVASGLIVTVMIYAVGHISGAHMNPAVTIAFATVRHFPWKQVPFYAAAQLTGSIAASFALKTLLKTTKYIGVTTPSGTDLQALIMEIVVTFTMMFVTSAVATDSKAVGELAGIAVGSAVCINSILAGPISGGSMNPARSIGPAIASNTYKGIWVYIVGPMTGTLSGATCYSFIRATNEHADHSISSLKYRRMISNNEHVTAKDHLGSL